A region from the Achromobacter seleniivolatilans genome encodes:
- the ugpB gene encoding sn-glycerol-3-phosphate ABC transporter substrate-binding protein UgpB → MRSHRIALTFAAIMTAFAGASAHAATEIQFWHSMEGALGDRVNGLVDEFNKKNPDYQIKAVYKGNYGESMNAGIAAFRAGNAPDILQVFEVGTATMMYAKGAIKPVQQMSEEVGNPIDPKEFIGAVGGYYSSADGKLVSMPFNSSTVVFYYNKDAFKKAGLDADKPPKTWEELAVVGQKLKAAGQECGYTTSWPSWVQLETFSAWHNVPYATKDNGFGGLDARIAINTPLHVRHLENLAKLGKEGIFMYGGRGDEPNSLFISGKCAMITGSSGLRANIAKNAKFEFGTSTVPYYADVQGAPQNTIIGGASLWVFANKKPETYKGVTAFFKFLASPEIAARWHQQTGYVPVTKAAYELTKKDGFYEKNPGTEVGVKQLNVETTAQSRGLRLGFLPQIRELEDAEIERIVSGKVSAKDGAENIVKRGNELLEKFEKSVK, encoded by the coding sequence ATGCGATCACACCGTATTGCCTTAACCTTTGCCGCCATCATGACGGCTTTCGCAGGCGCTTCCGCGCATGCGGCCACCGAGATCCAATTCTGGCACTCGATGGAAGGCGCTCTGGGCGACCGCGTCAATGGCCTGGTCGACGAGTTCAACAAGAAGAACCCCGACTACCAAATCAAAGCCGTCTACAAGGGCAACTACGGTGAATCGATGAACGCAGGCATCGCCGCGTTCCGCGCTGGCAATGCTCCGGACATCCTCCAGGTGTTTGAAGTCGGCACTGCCACCATGATGTACGCCAAGGGCGCCATCAAGCCGGTGCAGCAGATGTCCGAAGAAGTCGGCAACCCGATCGACCCGAAGGAATTCATCGGCGCAGTCGGCGGCTACTACTCGTCGGCCGACGGCAAGCTGGTGTCGATGCCCTTCAACAGCTCGACCGTGGTGTTCTACTACAACAAGGATGCCTTCAAGAAGGCAGGCCTGGACGCCGATAAGCCGCCCAAGACCTGGGAAGAATTGGCTGTCGTCGGTCAAAAGCTGAAGGCCGCTGGTCAAGAGTGCGGCTACACCACCTCCTGGCCGTCCTGGGTCCAGCTGGAAACGTTCTCGGCCTGGCATAACGTGCCGTACGCCACCAAGGACAACGGTTTCGGCGGTCTGGACGCACGCATTGCCATCAACACCCCGCTGCACGTGCGCCACCTGGAAAACCTGGCCAAGCTCGGCAAGGAAGGCATCTTCATGTACGGCGGCCGCGGCGACGAGCCGAACTCGCTATTCATCAGCGGCAAGTGCGCCATGATCACCGGTTCGTCCGGCCTGCGCGCCAACATCGCCAAGAACGCCAAGTTCGAATTCGGCACCTCGACCGTGCCCTACTACGCTGACGTGCAAGGCGCGCCGCAAAACACCATCATCGGCGGCGCTTCGCTGTGGGTCTTCGCCAACAAGAAGCCGGAAACCTACAAGGGCGTGACCGCGTTCTTCAAGTTCCTGGCCAGCCCGGAAATCGCCGCTCGCTGGCACCAGCAAACGGGTTACGTGCCGGTTACCAAGGCCGCTTACGAACTGACCAAGAAAGATGGGTTCTACGAAAAGAACCCGGGCACCGAAGTCGGCGTGAAGCAATTGAACGTTGAAACCACTGCACAATCGCGCGGCCTGCGCCTGGGCTTCCTGCCGCAGATCCGCGAATTGGAAGATGCAGAAATCGAACGCATCGTGTCGGGCAAGGTTTCGGCCAAGGACGGCGCTGAAAACATCGTCAAGCGCGGCAACGAGCTGCTGGAAAAGTTCGAGAAGAGTGTAAAGTAG
- the proC gene encoding pyrroline-5-carboxylate reductase, translating to MKNELSIAFIGGGNMAAALASGLAGKVCPAGNIHVIDINQDGHAAWQARGMTTATAPGEALARCRVWVFAVKPQNMKDVVASTRQWLRDDTLVVSVAAGIRADTLAAWLGTPDAPFERLVRCMPNTPALVGAGITGLAALDGVSDADRELAASLLASVGQVVWVADDAALDGVTALSGSGPAYVFLFLEALVAGGLKVGLTEDQAKQLALGTLAGATRLAAESTEPLAVLRERVTSKGGTTAAALAAFGAAGFTGIVEDAMAAAALRSRELAEEFGK from the coding sequence ATGAAAAACGAACTTTCGATTGCGTTCATTGGCGGCGGCAATATGGCTGCCGCGTTGGCATCGGGTCTGGCCGGTAAAGTATGCCCCGCGGGGAACATCCATGTCATTGACATAAACCAGGATGGGCATGCGGCCTGGCAGGCCCGTGGCATGACCACTGCCACCGCCCCGGGCGAGGCCCTGGCGCGCTGCCGCGTCTGGGTGTTCGCAGTGAAGCCACAGAACATGAAAGATGTTGTGGCTTCTACGCGTCAGTGGTTGCGGGACGACACCTTGGTGGTAAGCGTGGCCGCTGGTATCCGCGCCGATACCTTGGCTGCGTGGCTGGGTACGCCGGACGCGCCGTTTGAACGTCTGGTGCGTTGCATGCCCAATACGCCTGCTTTGGTTGGCGCTGGCATCACCGGTCTGGCCGCCCTGGATGGAGTGAGCGACGCCGACCGTGAATTGGCCGCCAGCCTGCTGGCGAGCGTGGGGCAGGTCGTGTGGGTAGCGGATGACGCGGCCTTAGATGGCGTGACGGCGTTATCGGGCAGCGGTCCGGCCTATGTATTCCTGTTCCTTGAAGCGCTGGTGGCGGGTGGGCTTAAAGTGGGCCTCACCGAAGACCAGGCCAAGCAATTGGCATTGGGCACGCTGGCAGGCGCCACACGCCTTGCGGCGGAGTCGACCGAACCCTTGGCAGTGCTGCGCGAACGCGTGACCTCCAAGGGCGGTACGACAGCGGCGGCGCTGGCCGCGTTTGGCGCTGCGGGCTTTACCGGCATTGTTGAAGACGCCATGGCGGCCGCTGCGCTGCGATCGCGTGAACTGGCGGAGGAGTTTGGAAAATGA
- a CDS encoding queuosine precursor transporter translates to MKQGVTRFPSMSRVQFGIAVLCMLAVVVGSNILVQVPLNDWLTWGGLSYPIAFLVTDVLNRRFGPAAARRVVWFGFAAALVVSVWVASPRIALASGLAYVCAQLVDIQVFDRLRDQRWWRAPLVSGVLGAILDTAVFFSVAFAATGAPWTTWMMGDLAIKLVVNISMLAPFRALMWNLGKPANA, encoded by the coding sequence ATGAAGCAGGGGGTGACTCGCTTTCCATCCATGAGCCGTGTGCAGTTCGGCATTGCCGTGCTGTGCATGCTGGCCGTGGTGGTGGGCTCGAACATTCTGGTCCAGGTTCCGCTCAATGACTGGCTGACCTGGGGCGGCTTGTCTTATCCGATCGCCTTCCTGGTGACGGATGTATTGAATCGCCGTTTTGGCCCCGCTGCTGCTCGCCGTGTCGTCTGGTTCGGCTTTGCCGCAGCGTTGGTGGTGTCCGTATGGGTGGCCTCGCCGCGCATCGCCCTGGCTTCTGGACTGGCGTATGTGTGCGCGCAATTGGTCGATATCCAGGTTTTTGACCGCTTGCGTGATCAGCGCTGGTGGCGCGCGCCATTGGTCTCTGGCGTACTGGGCGCAATTCTGGATACGGCAGTGTTTTTCAGCGTGGCGTTTGCGGCAACCGGGGCGCCGTGGACCACCTGGATGATGGGCGATCTGGCCATCAAACTGGTCGTCAATATCAGCATGCTGGCGCCGTTCCGGGCGTTGATGTGGAATCTGGGCAAACCAGCCAACGCCTGA
- a CDS encoding high-affinity branched-chain amino acid ABC transporter substrate-binding protein, with product MKFLNRLTPVAMALGALALAGAAHAADTIKIGIPQPMTGPNTQYGDQIQAGALTAIETINAKGGVKGKKLEPILIDDGCEPKQAVPAANRVVNSGAKFAVAHACSGVTVAAVKVYEEEGIVGITPGATSPLVTDTIKPHYFFRTIGRDDQQGPYAASYIAKSLKPKKVAVLHDKQTYGSGVATQVKDALGKEGVNVALFEGINVGDSDYSAIITKLKSAGVDLVYFGGYHPELGLLLRQAREQGLKVQFMGPEGTANQDLVAIAGPAIEGLLVTLPADFTKLPGNESIVKAFKDAKRDPDGAFQMPAYAAVQILADSINAVGEDPAKVADYMHKTTFNTGIGKVEYDAKGDLKNFEFAVYKWDKNGKKTQL from the coding sequence ATGAAGTTTCTGAATCGCCTTACCCCGGTAGCCATGGCGCTTGGGGCACTTGCCTTGGCTGGCGCCGCGCACGCCGCCGACACGATCAAGATCGGCATTCCGCAGCCCATGACTGGTCCCAACACGCAATACGGTGACCAGATCCAGGCCGGCGCGTTGACCGCCATCGAGACCATCAACGCCAAGGGCGGCGTCAAAGGCAAGAAGCTTGAGCCGATCTTGATCGACGATGGCTGCGAGCCCAAGCAGGCCGTGCCTGCCGCCAACCGCGTCGTTAACTCCGGCGCCAAGTTCGCTGTGGCCCATGCGTGCTCGGGTGTCACGGTTGCCGCCGTGAAGGTTTACGAAGAAGAGGGCATTGTCGGCATTACCCCGGGCGCCACGTCGCCGCTGGTTACCGACACGATCAAGCCGCATTATTTCTTCCGCACGATTGGCCGTGACGACCAGCAAGGTCCGTACGCCGCCAGCTACATCGCCAAGTCGCTCAAGCCCAAGAAGGTTGCCGTCCTGCATGACAAGCAGACCTACGGTTCGGGCGTGGCTACGCAAGTCAAGGACGCGTTGGGCAAAGAAGGCGTGAACGTCGCGCTGTTCGAAGGCATCAACGTCGGCGACAGCGATTACTCGGCCATCATCACCAAGCTCAAGTCGGCTGGCGTGGATCTGGTCTATTTCGGCGGTTACCACCCCGAACTTGGCCTGTTGCTGCGTCAAGCGCGTGAACAAGGCCTGAAGGTTCAGTTCATGGGTCCGGAAGGCACAGCCAACCAGGATCTGGTGGCTATTGCCGGCCCGGCTATCGAAGGCTTGCTGGTCACGCTGCCGGCTGACTTCACCAAGCTGCCTGGCAACGAAAGCATCGTGAAGGCCTTCAAGGACGCCAAGCGTGATCCGGATGGCGCCTTCCAGATGCCCGCTTATGCCGCCGTGCAAATTCTGGCCGACAGCATCAACGCGGTGGGCGAAGACCCCGCCAAGGTCGCTGACTACATGCACAAGACCACGTTCAACACCGGCATCGGCAAGGTTGAATACGATGCCAAGGGCGACTTGAAGAACTTTGAATTCGCCGTCTATAAGTGGGACAAAAACGGGAAGAAGACCCAGCTGTAA
- the livH gene encoding high-affinity branched-chain amino acid ABC transporter permease LivH has protein sequence MSDLIPQLTQQFFNGLSLGAIYALIAIGYTMVYGIIGMINFAHGEIYMIGAYVGLVTLTSIGTNSGLPVPFIIAAMLLVAITVTGIYGFSVERVAYRPVRGSPRLVALISAIGMSIFLQNWVALGQGARDMAVPSLVSGAVQFHMGTDFDVTVPYSRIMIIVVTVVLMVALTLFIKYSRMGRASRACSQDMHMANLLGIDTNRVISFTFVMGAILAAVGGVLIAITIGKLNPFIGFLAGIKAFTAAVLGGIGSIPGAMLGGVLLGLAETFAAAYISSQYKDIVAFSLLVLILLFRPTGLLGKPEVEKV, from the coding sequence ATGTCTGACCTCATACCCCAACTTACCCAGCAATTCTTCAATGGATTGTCTCTGGGCGCGATCTACGCGCTGATCGCCATCGGCTACACAATGGTCTACGGCATCATCGGAATGATCAACTTCGCTCACGGCGAAATTTATATGATCGGCGCCTATGTCGGCCTGGTCACCCTGACGTCCATCGGCACCAATAGCGGTTTGCCGGTGCCGTTCATCATTGCCGCCATGCTGCTGGTGGCGATCACGGTTACGGGTATCTACGGTTTCTCCGTTGAACGCGTGGCCTACCGGCCCGTCCGGGGCAGTCCCCGTCTGGTGGCGCTGATCTCCGCCATCGGTATGTCCATCTTCCTGCAGAACTGGGTGGCCTTGGGCCAGGGCGCGCGCGACATGGCCGTGCCTTCGCTGGTGTCCGGCGCCGTGCAGTTCCACATGGGCACGGACTTTGACGTTACCGTGCCGTACTCGCGCATCATGATCATCGTGGTGACGGTGGTGCTGATGGTGGCCTTGACGCTCTTCATCAAGTATTCCCGCATGGGCCGCGCATCGCGCGCCTGCTCGCAAGACATGCACATGGCCAATCTGCTGGGCATCGACACCAACCGCGTGATCTCGTTCACGTTCGTGATGGGTGCGATCCTTGCGGCGGTGGGTGGCGTGTTGATCGCGATCACTATCGGCAAACTGAATCCCTTCATCGGCTTTTTGGCCGGTATCAAGGCATTCACGGCGGCCGTTCTGGGTGGTATTGGCAGCATCCCCGGCGCGATGCTGGGCGGCGTGTTGCTGGGACTGGCCGAGACCTTTGCGGCTGCCTATATTTCGTCGCAGTACAAGGACATCGTGGCGTTTTCGCTGCTGGTCCTGATTCTGCTGTTCCGTCCCACCGGGCTGCTGGGCAAACCTGAGGTGGAAAAAGTCTGA
- a CDS encoding high-affinity branched-chain amino acid ABC transporter permease LivM, giving the protein MSKNNLKNATMAAVLTAVIVTPVFGLQLIRQGARTSMESHWSLVALAAAVVFVFQMLRPWIAKPFQNLKKSLPTLPSTPAKNHKALMVLILAVAVIWPFFAGRSSVDIATLVLIYVMLGLGLNIVVGFAGLLDLGFVGFYAVGAYTYALLYHWGGWSFWEALPFSGAMAALFGFVLGFPVLRLRGDYLAIVTLGFGEMIRLLLINLNTLTGGPDGISGIPKPTVFGLEMTRRASTEGGTTFHDFFGLTFQNQHMVVYLYMMALMLALVTLFVSTRLIRMPVGRAWEALREDEIACRSLGLNPTRIKLSAFTLGATFAGFGGAFFAARQGMVNPESFTFIESALILAIVVLGGMGSQVGVILAAILLTVLPELAREFAEYRMLMFGLVMVLMMMWRPQGLLPMKRPHVELSK; this is encoded by the coding sequence ATGTCGAAAAACAATCTGAAAAACGCCACGATGGCGGCCGTGCTGACGGCCGTTATCGTGACCCCGGTGTTCGGCCTGCAACTGATCCGTCAGGGCGCGCGCACATCGATGGAATCGCACTGGTCGCTGGTGGCGCTTGCCGCAGCGGTGGTGTTCGTGTTCCAGATGCTGCGGCCGTGGATTGCCAAGCCGTTCCAGAATCTCAAGAAGAGTCTTCCGACCTTGCCTTCGACGCCAGCCAAGAACCACAAGGCGCTGATGGTGCTGATTCTGGCGGTGGCGGTGATCTGGCCGTTCTTCGCGGGCCGCAGTTCGGTGGACATCGCCACGCTGGTGCTGATCTACGTGATGCTGGGCCTGGGCCTGAACATCGTGGTGGGGTTTGCTGGGCTGCTGGATTTGGGTTTCGTGGGTTTCTACGCCGTGGGCGCCTACACGTACGCCTTGCTGTATCACTGGGGCGGGTGGAGCTTCTGGGAAGCGCTGCCGTTCTCGGGCGCGATGGCCGCGCTGTTCGGCTTCGTACTGGGGTTCCCGGTGCTGCGCTTGCGGGGAGACTATCTGGCCATTGTGACGCTGGGTTTTGGCGAAATGATCCGCTTGCTGCTGATCAACCTGAATACGCTGACGGGCGGTCCTGACGGCATTTCGGGTATTCCGAAACCGACGGTGTTTGGCTTGGAAATGACTCGTCGCGCCAGCACGGAAGGCGGCACGACGTTCCATGATTTCTTCGGGCTGACGTTCCAGAACCAGCACATGGTCGTGTATCTGTACATGATGGCGCTGATGCTGGCGCTGGTGACATTGTTCGTATCGACGCGTCTGATCCGCATGCCGGTCGGCCGCGCCTGGGAAGCGCTGCGCGAAGATGAAATCGCGTGCCGCTCGCTGGGATTGAATCCCACGCGCATCAAGCTGTCGGCGTTTACGCTGGGCGCAACCTTTGCCGGTTTCGGCGGGGCGTTCTTCGCGGCGCGCCAAGGCATGGTGAACCCGGAGTCCTTCACTTTCATCGAATCCGCGCTGATCCTGGCGATTGTTGTGCTGGGTGGCATGGGCTCTCAGGTGGGCGTGATTCTTGCGGCCATTCTGTTGACGGTCCTGCCTGAGCTGGCGCGTGAGTTCGCCGAGTACCGGATGTTGATGTTCGGTCTGGTGATGGTGTTGATGATGATGTGGCGTCCGCAGGGGTTGTTGCCCATGAAGCGTCCCCACGTGGAGCTGTCTAAATGA
- the livG gene encoding high-affinity branched-chain amino acid ABC transporter ATP-binding protein LivG, which produces MSEALLKVSGLTMRFGGLLAVDSVAFEVKSDEVFAIIGPNGAGKTTVFNCVGGFYAPTAGDILMDDKPITGLPSHKVARHGLVRTFQNVRLFKQLTVLENLLVAQHTQVESRLLPGLLKLKGYRQSEADALSRAAQWLDFMGLREFANREAGNLAYGHQRRLEIARCMITKPRLLMLDEPAAGLNPHEKRDLQSLIDQLRREFGVAVLLIEHDMSLIMGISDRILVMEHGKPITTGTPEQVRNDERVIKAYLGEE; this is translated from the coding sequence ATGAGCGAGGCATTGCTTAAAGTATCCGGACTCACCATGCGGTTCGGCGGTTTGTTGGCCGTTGACAGCGTGGCGTTCGAAGTCAAATCCGACGAGGTGTTTGCCATCATCGGCCCCAATGGGGCCGGCAAGACCACGGTGTTCAACTGCGTGGGCGGGTTTTACGCGCCGACGGCAGGCGATATCCTCATGGACGACAAGCCGATCACTGGCTTGCCCAGCCATAAGGTGGCGCGGCACGGACTGGTGCGCACGTTTCAGAACGTGCGCCTGTTCAAGCAACTGACGGTGCTGGAAAACCTGCTGGTTGCGCAGCACACGCAGGTGGAGTCGCGCCTGTTGCCGGGTCTGTTGAAGCTGAAAGGCTACCGGCAGTCCGAAGCCGATGCGCTCTCGCGTGCCGCGCAATGGCTGGACTTCATGGGTCTGCGTGAATTCGCCAACCGGGAGGCCGGCAATCTGGCCTATGGCCATCAACGCCGCCTGGAGATCGCGCGCTGCATGATCACCAAGCCGCGCTTGCTGATGCTGGACGAACCGGCGGCGGGTCTGAACCCTCACGAGAAGCGCGACTTGCAATCGCTTATCGATCAGCTGCGGCGCGAGTTTGGCGTTGCGGTGCTGCTGATTGAGCACGACATGAGCCTGATCATGGGCATTTCGGATCGTATTCTGGTTATGGAACACGGCAAGCCCATTACTACCGGCACCCCCGAGCAGGTGCGCAACGACGAGCGCGTCATCAAAGCGTACCTGGGGGAGGAATAA
- a CDS encoding ABC transporter ATP-binding protein, giving the protein MLKLENIHTYYGAIQALNGVSVEVQQGEIVTLIGANGAGKTTLLMTVCGNPRAKEGKVTFEGEDITNKDTHHIMRSGIAISPEGRRVFKDLTVAENLMMGGFFSKRAEIEAGIEHVYGLFPRLKERSAQRAGLMSGGEQQMLAIGRALMTRPRLLLLDEPTLGLAPLVIAQIFDIIREIREQGVTVFLVEQNANKALGVADRGYVLENGRVVLQDTGANLLVNDQVRKAYLGG; this is encoded by the coding sequence ATGCTTAAGCTGGAAAACATACACACCTACTACGGCGCCATTCAGGCGTTGAACGGGGTGTCGGTGGAAGTCCAACAGGGCGAGATCGTCACGCTGATTGGCGCCAACGGCGCAGGCAAGACGACGCTGCTGATGACCGTCTGCGGAAATCCCAGAGCCAAGGAAGGCAAGGTTACCTTCGAAGGCGAGGACATCACGAACAAAGACACGCACCACATCATGCGTAGCGGCATCGCCATTTCGCCGGAAGGCCGCCGGGTTTTCAAGGACCTGACGGTTGCCGAGAACCTGATGATGGGCGGCTTCTTCTCCAAGCGAGCAGAGATTGAAGCGGGCATCGAGCACGTCTATGGGCTGTTTCCGCGTTTGAAGGAACGTTCCGCCCAACGCGCCGGCCTGATGTCGGGCGGTGAACAGCAGATGCTGGCTATCGGCCGCGCGCTCATGACGCGTCCGCGCCTGCTGCTGTTGGATGAGCCGACTTTGGGCTTGGCCCCGCTGGTGATTGCGCAGATTTTCGACATCATCCGCGAAATCCGGGAGCAGGGCGTGACGGTGTTCCTGGTGGAGCAAAATGCAAACAAGGCGCTGGGCGTTGCGGATCGCGGCTACGTGCTGGAAAACGGCCGAGTCGTTCTGCAAGACACCGGCGCCAATTTGCTGGTCAACGATCAGGTGCGCAAAGCGTACCTGGGCGGCTGA
- a CDS encoding aspartate/glutamate racemase family protein, translating into MKTFSQDCYLGVLGGMGPMAGAAFALRLAALTPAAIDQQHIPTLLRNDPRIPDRSSAYMAGGASPLPHMVDGVRFLEQSGAQLIAIPCNTAHLWYDEIAASTGLPVLHIIQAVADDLRRLGLSSGRIGLMGTAATLKLGLYQKHLEAQGYECIVPNDDEVERYCMGSIRAVKGNRLEEAFAPAAECIALLKARGADAVVLGCTELPLAVPHALRASLGVTLTDSIDALARAAISHYQADQPEALIAA; encoded by the coding sequence GTGAAGACGTTTTCCCAGGACTGCTACCTGGGTGTATTAGGCGGCATGGGCCCGATGGCCGGCGCAGCATTTGCGCTCCGTTTGGCGGCGCTTACGCCCGCCGCAATTGATCAGCAGCACATCCCGACCTTGCTGCGTAACGATCCCCGTATCCCCGACCGGTCCAGCGCCTATATGGCCGGCGGCGCCAGCCCGCTGCCTCATATGGTTGATGGCGTGCGCTTTCTGGAGCAATCCGGCGCGCAGTTGATCGCCATTCCGTGCAACACCGCCCATCTTTGGTATGACGAGATCGCGGCGTCTACCGGCCTGCCGGTGCTGCACATTATTCAAGCGGTCGCGGATGACCTGCGCCGTCTGGGATTGTCCAGCGGGCGCATCGGTTTGATGGGCACGGCGGCCACATTGAAGCTGGGGCTGTATCAGAAGCACCTGGAAGCGCAGGGCTATGAATGTATTGTGCCCAACGATGATGAAGTCGAGCGCTACTGCATGGGCTCGATCCGCGCAGTCAAGGGCAACCGTCTGGAAGAGGCGTTTGCGCCTGCGGCTGAGTGCATCGCTTTGCTCAAGGCCCGCGGCGCAGATGCCGTGGTGCTGGGCTGCACCGAACTGCCGTTGGCCGTACCGCACGCGCTGCGCGCCAGCCTGGGCGTGACGCTGACGGATTCGATCGATGCGCTGGCCCGCGCGGCAATTTCGCACTACCAGGCAGATCAGCCGGAAGCGCTTATTGCGGCGTAG
- a CDS encoding N-acyl-D-amino-acid deacylase family protein — protein sequence MTERVLQADFIVAGATLIDGSGDPARQGDLAVLGDRIVAVGNFAHPAGVPVIDGRGQVLAPGFIDSHTHDDGYLLAHPDMLPKVSQGITTVVTGNCGISLAPLVRADIPQPLDLLGPNELFRFGTFLAWMDALRSTPAAVNVIALVGHTTLRVAVMDDTSRAANGEERTAMRELMQEALDAGAFGVSTGTFYPPASAAPTDEIIDVCLPLKAAADSGRRGIYATHLRDEADHIVPAMEEALLIGRELDCRVVFSHHKLAGERNHGRTRETLDIISRAAARQPVCLDCHPYPATSTMLRLDRARLASRTMITWSKGYPEATGRDFSEVMAELGLDDEAAVARLTPAGAIYFLMDPADVNRIFTHPLTMVGSDGLPFDPHPHPRQWGTFTNVLRTMVREQQLLSLEAAIHKMTGLAASQYGVSQRGLLREAYYADLVLFDPATVTDVATFSAPIQASQGIHAVWVNGKRVWDGQQTSTERPGQVLTPGDA from the coding sequence ATGACGGAACGCGTCTTGCAGGCAGACTTCATCGTGGCGGGCGCCACGCTTATCGATGGCTCGGGCGACCCTGCGCGTCAGGGCGACCTGGCCGTGCTGGGCGACCGCATCGTGGCGGTTGGCAACTTTGCCCATCCTGCTGGCGTGCCCGTGATCGATGGCCGGGGGCAGGTTCTGGCGCCGGGGTTTATCGATTCACACACGCACGATGATGGCTACCTGCTGGCGCATCCAGACATGCTGCCCAAGGTGTCGCAAGGCATCACCACGGTCGTAACCGGCAACTGCGGGATCAGTCTGGCGCCGCTCGTACGCGCCGATATTCCGCAGCCGCTGGATCTGTTGGGGCCCAACGAACTGTTCCGCTTCGGCACGTTCCTGGCCTGGATGGACGCGCTGCGCAGCACGCCCGCCGCCGTCAACGTCATTGCGCTGGTGGGTCACACCACCTTGCGCGTGGCAGTCATGGACGACACTTCGCGCGCGGCCAACGGCGAGGAGCGCACAGCGATGCGCGAGCTGATGCAAGAAGCGTTGGACGCTGGCGCTTTCGGCGTGTCCACCGGCACTTTCTATCCACCGGCCAGCGCCGCGCCCACGGACGAAATCATCGACGTGTGCCTGCCGCTGAAAGCCGCAGCAGATTCCGGCCGCCGCGGCATCTACGCCACCCATTTGCGCGACGAAGCCGACCATATCGTGCCGGCAATGGAAGAAGCGCTGTTGATCGGCCGCGAACTCGATTGCCGCGTGGTGTTTTCTCATCACAAATTGGCGGGCGAACGCAATCATGGCCGCACGCGTGAAACGCTGGACATCATCAGCCGCGCCGCCGCCCGCCAGCCTGTCTGCCTGGATTGCCATCCCTACCCGGCCACGTCCACCATGCTGCGGCTGGACCGCGCGCGGCTGGCCAGCCGCACGATGATCACGTGGTCCAAAGGGTATCCGGAAGCCACCGGCCGCGACTTCAGCGAGGTCATGGCCGAACTGGGTCTGGATGACGAAGCCGCTGTCGCCCGTCTGACGCCAGCCGGCGCGATCTATTTTCTGATGGACCCGGCCGACGTCAACCGCATTTTCACGCATCCGCTGACGATGGTCGGCTCGGATGGGCTGCCATTCGATCCGCACCCGCACCCCCGCCAATGGGGCACGTTCACCAATGTGCTGCGCACGATGGTGCGCGAGCAGCAATTGTTGTCGCTGGAAGCCGCAATCCACAAAATGACGGGCTTGGCTGCCAGCCAGTACGGGGTCTCCCAGCGCGGTCTGCTGCGCGAGGCGTATTATGCTGATCTGGTGCTGTTCGATCCCGCCACGGTGACAGATGTGGCCACTTTTTCAGCTCCCATTCAGGCTAGCCAAGGTATCCATGCGGTTTGGGTCAATGGCAAGCGGGTATGGGACGGGCAACAGACCAGCACTGAACGCCCGGGCCAAGTTCTGACGCCCGGTGATGCATGA